The Gemmatimonadaceae bacterium DNA segment ACCTCCGTCTCAGCGGAGGGTTGCCTCCGAGCGTAGAATCCCTTGTCCCGGCGCCTGCCGGCTCCCTCCCCTCGACCCGCTCCCAATGCGCGCGTTCTCGAGCTTCGTCCTCCTCGCGACCCTCCCCCTGGCCCTCGGCGCCCAGCAGCGCCCCGCCCGTCCGGCGGCGGCTGGTGCCACGCCGGCCGCGGATTCCGCCGCCGGCGCGGTCCCGACCTCGGCGCTCAACGCCTTCCGCTTCCGCGCCATCGGGCCGGCCACCTATTCAGGCCGCATCGGCGACATCGCCGTGCACCCGAACAAGAAGACCTGGTACGTGGGCGTCGCCTCGGGCGGCGTGTGGAAGACCGACAACGCCGGCACGACTTGGTCGTCCACCTTTGACTCGCAGCAGGACGTCTATTCCGTCGCCACCGTGGTGCTCGACCCCCGCGACCCGAACGTCGTCTGGGTCGGCACCGGCGAGAACAACGCCCAGCGCTCGGTCAGCTACGGCAACGGCATCTATAAGTCGGAGGACGGCGGGCGTAGCTGGCGGCATATGGGCCTCCGCGACTCGGAGCACATCGGCAAGATCGTCTTCGACCCGCGCGATTCCAAGGTGATGTATGTGGCGGCGCAGGGCCCGCTGTGGAGCGAAGGCGGCGACCGCGGACTCTACAAGTCCACCGACGGCGGCGAGACCTGGACCAAGATCCTCTCCGGCACACGCTGGGCCGGCGTCACGGACGTAGACCTCGATCCGCGCAATCCCGACATCATCCTCGCCGCCACCTGGCAGCGCCACCGCCACTTCTTCGGCTATCTGGCCGGCGGCCCCGAGAGCGGCCTGCACCGCTCCACCGACGGCGGAAAGACCTGGCGCCAGCTCAGCGGCGTGCCGTCGGGCGAAGGCCGCATCGGGCTCGCCCGCGCGCCGTCCAACCCGAATGTCATCTATGCCATCGCCGAGGCCGCGCAGAACCGCGGCGGCACCTTCCGCTCTGACGACGGCGGTGCGAGCTGGCGCCGCCAAGGCTCGTACTCGACCATCGGGCTCTACTATCAGGAGATCATCGTCGACCCGGTGAACCCGGACCGCGTCTACGCGATGGACGTGTACACGATGGTCTCCAACGACGCGGGCCGCAGCTTCGCGCGACTCGGCGAAGCCGGCAAGCACGTGGACAACCACGCGCTCTGGGCCGACCCAGACGATCCGGACCACCTGCTCATCGGCTCCGACGGTGGCCTCTACGAGAGCTTCGACGGCGGGCAGACCTATCACTTCTTCGCCAACCTGCCGCTGGCGCAGTTCTACAAGATCGATATCAGCCGCGAGTCGCCATTCTACCTCGTCTGCGGCGGCACGCAGGACAACTACTCCTTCTGCGGCCCCGCGCGCACCAACAACGACAACGGCATCCGCAACGCCGATTGGTTCGTGACCAATGGCGGTGACGGCTTCCAGAGCCGCATCGACCCCGTCGAGCCGCACATCATCTACGCCGAGTCGCAGAACGGCGGGCTCGTGCGCTTCGACCGCCGCAGCGGCGAGTCGGTGCGCATCGTGCCGGAGCCGGCGCCGGGCGAGCCCGCCTCGCGCTGGAACTGGGACTCGCCGGTGATCATCTCCCCGCACAACCGTGCGCGCCTGTACTTCGGCTCGCAGCGCCTCTGGCGCTCCAACGATCGCGGCGACTCGTGGACGGCCGTCTCGCCCGACCTCACGCGCAACCTCTCGCGCCCCGAGCTCAAGATGCAGGGCCGCCAGTGGAGCGTGGATGCGGTCTCCCGCAACACCTCGACGGCCTTCTACGGCAATCTCTCGGCGCTCGCCGAGTCGCCGCGCGTCGAAGGCCTGCTGTACGTGGGCACTGACGATGGCCTCATCCAGGTCAGTGAGAACGGTGGCGGCAGCTGGCGTCGCGTGGACCGCCTCCCCAACGTCCCCGACACTAGCTACGTCTCCTACCTCGCGCCCTCGGCGCACGACGACAACACCGTCTACGCCTCGGTGATGAACTACCAGCGCGGCGACTACAAGCCCTACGTGCTGCGCTCCACCGACCGCGGTCGCAGCTGGACGTCCATCAGCGGCAACCTGCCGGCTCGCGGGTCGGTACACGTCATCAAGGAAGACCCCAAGAAGAAGGGCCTGCTCTTCGCCGGCACCGAGTACGGCCTGTACGTGTCGTTCGACGACGGCGCGCGCTGGCAGGTGCTGCGCAACGGGATCCCGCCCATCTCCATCCGCGATATCGCCATCCACCCGGAGATGGACGACCTCGTCGTCGCGACCTTCGGGCGCGGCATCTTCGTCCTCGACGACTATTCGGCGATCCGCGCCCTCGCACCCGAGCTGCCACGCGCCGAGGCGACGCTGTTCCCGACACGTCCGGCGCTGCTCTACACGCTCGACTCGCCGCTGGGCGGCAGCGGCGTGAGCTTCCAAGGTGCTTCGCACTATTTCGCGAGTAACCCGACGGTGGGCGCGACCTTCACGTATCACCTGCGGGCCGCGTATCGCTCGGCGCGCCAGCAGCGCGAGACGCGCGAGCAGGGCCTCAACCGCTCCGGCACCGACGTGCCCTTCCCGGGCTTCGACGCGCTCAAGGCCGAGCAGGAGGAAGAGGCGCCGGCAGTGGAAGTGGAGATCACCGACGCAAGCGGCGCCGTGGTCGCGCGCTTCAACGGCGGCAACAGCACCGGCACCAACCGCGTGACCTGGAATCTCCGCTGGCCGGGAATGGCGCCCGTGGGCGGCCAGCAGGGCGGATTCGGTGGAGGTGGCGGCGGCGGTGGAGGCAGCGGCGCGGGTGCGGGCGGCGGCGGTGCGCAGGGTGGCAACGGTCCGTTCGTTGTGCCGGGCACGTACCGCGTGCAGCTCTACAAGCGCGTGGCCGGCGTGCGCAGCGCCATCACGCAGCCGCAGGCCTTCGAAGTGCAGCTGCTGCCGAACGCAGCACTGACCGTGGCGGATCGTCAGCGCGCCTTTGACTTCCACCGCCGAGCACAGGAGTTGCAGCGCGTGGTCCTCGGCACGAACGCGCTGATGGCCGAGACCAGCACGCGGCTGGATGCCCTGCAGCAGGCCGTGCAGCGCATCACGCGCCCGACCACGCTCGATGCCGACGTGCGCGCCGCAATCGCCAAGCTCCGCGCGATTCGCGAACAGCTCAGCGGCGACAACACTCCCGGCCGCTACTCCGAGCCGACGCCGGTCTCATTGCTGGCCCGGATGAACCGCGCCGCGAGTTTCGGCGGCACACTCGCGGCGCCCACCGGCACCCAGCAGCAACAGTTGGAGATCGTGGCCCGCGAGTTCCCCGCCATCAAGGCGGCGCTCGACGCATTCATCCAGACCGACCTCGCGCGACTCGAGCGCGAAGCCGAGTCACAAGGCGCGCCCTGGACCCCGGGCCGCCGTATGTAATGCGGACTCGCACACCTTCCGTCTTCCGTCTCAAGTCTCAAGTCTCACGTCTCAAGTCTCACGTCTCATATTTCCAATTCCTCCGCTTCCCTTCAGCTAGCCACTCTACCGTCGTCGCCAGTCGCTTCGCCCTCGTCGCCGGCTGCTTGGCCTCGGTGATCCACTCGATGTAGTCCCGCTTCGCCGAAGGCGGCAGTGATTTGAAGAACGCTGCCGCCTTCGCCGCGGACTTGAGCGCCGCGCTCAGGTCCGCTGGTATGCGCAATGGCGGCTTCGCGTGCTTGCGCGGGCGCTTGGGTGCCGTCCCCGATTCATTCAGCTCCATCGCCTTCTTGATCAGCGCGCGCAGCTCGCGCTTGCCGGGCAGCTGCTTCACCGACGTGATGCAGCCGAAGTCCCACATCGCCTCCTTCGCCTGGCGCGTGGACCCCGTAACGAGGCTGCCCTTCCAGAAACCGAACGCCACGTGCGCCTTGAATGAGGCCATTCCGGCGAGCAGTCCGTGGTAGGCGAAGTGCGGCATTCCCCACTTGATCGTCTCTTCCACCTCGGGGCAGGCAGCGTGCAGCTCGGCGCGCAGGTGCCGCAGGATGGGTTTCGCGAACGGCTGGGCCTTCGCGATGTAGGCGTCGATTCGCGCGTCTTTCGTGGGCATCGGGAGAGTGCCTTTGGCGGTGAGGGGGCGGCTGCACCAGTTTATCACCCGTATGGAACCTGCCGCCAACCACGAAACCCTGCTCCTCTGGCACCGCCTGCTCGGCTATCCGGTGGTGTTCGTCGTCGCGCCGTTGGCGCTCGCCACCTTCGCGGGGCGCGGCAAGCATCGTTGGGCCGGCATTGGCTATGCCGTCGGGATGCTCCTGCTCTACCTCTCGGGCTCCATCCTGACCTTCACGCAGTACGCCTACGGCAGCTGGGAGTTCGGGCGCAACGTCGTCTTCAACCTGATGGGCCTGCTCTTCGTGCTACACGGGGTGCGGGCCATCTGGCTGTGGCGACACCCAAATGCGCCGCGCCCCACGGCGCTCGACCGCAGCCTGCGCCACGCCTTCACCATCACGCTGGCGGTGATGCTTGCGCTGGCGGTCTTCAAGAACACACCGCTGCGCGTGTTCACGGTGCTGGGGCTGCTGCTCTGGTGGCAGGACCGCGCTGACTGGCGCGCCGGCTTCGATCGCGCCGCACTTTATGCACGGCACGCGCGCTACATCCTCGCCAGCTATTTCTACGCGCTCACCGTGGCGTCACTCGTGCACCTGCGCGACGAGCTCGGTGCCAATGCGCGTTGGCTCTGGCCGGCGGCGCTCGGCGTGCTCGCCATCTGGATCGCCAACGGAGCGGCCACGCCCGGGCACCCGTGGCGGCGGCGCATCCAACCTTGGGCCGTTGCCGGCGTGCTCGCGATCGCCACGGCCTTCGGCGCCTACGCCCTGCACGAAGTGCGCCGCGATGGCCTCGCTACACTCCCCAGTCCCCCGCCGGAAGCAGTCCGACGTCCCTGATGCGGGCGAAGTCGATCAAGTCTTTGGGATCGCGACGCGGGCCCTTGAGCTGCGCCACGTAGCTCAGGTGCAAGCAGGGAATGGCGTGCCCGCCGCTGGAGCGCGCGACGTGGCCCACGATCGGCGCCTGCATCGCGATGTGATGACGTCCGTCGCAGGTGTGCAGCACGCTACCGAAGATGCGGAACGGCAACGCGTCCACGCAGCGAAGGCGACGCGCCTGCTGCACGTCATCGCGGCGAAACTTCAGCTTGCGCCGCCGCATCCGCGCCGGAAGGCTGTGCTCGTTGAGGCGCAGGTGCCAGGCCCCGCGCAGCGCCCCGAACAGCGACATCGTGTAGTGCTGCCACAGGCTGTAGCCGGCCCGGGCGAAGGCTGCCTCGATCGCCGGGAACGCGGCATCGTCGAACAAGAGGTCGACGTCATCGTGCTGGCGATGGAAGGTCCCGAGCGTGAACGGGATCGCCAATCCGCCCCCGAGCACCCAGGGCAGGCCGTCGAGGATCTCCGCCAGCTCATCGATGCATCCGGGGTCGCAGGCGGTCGCGGCTCGCTCACCGCGCCTCCGCCAGTGCCACTCGAGCCGCGCTGCCATCCGCCTCCCGCGCTAGGGTGTGCCGCGAGCCTCCTGCAGGCGCCGGAGCACGTCGCCGAGTCGCTGCATCTCGGCGCCGTACGTCGCCCAGTCGTCCGCCCGCTGGGCGGCCCGCGCCCTATCGTAGTGCTCACGGGCCTGCCGCACCAGCGCCTCGAGCTCCGCGTTCCGTGCGCCGGGCTGGGCGCCCGTGGGAGCGCCTGCCCCAGCGGGCCCCGCCGTCGTCGTTGCCGGACGTGGCCGCGCTCCTGCGCTCGCCCCCGATCCGAACAGCAGTCGCAGACCCTCCTCGAGCGTCTCCTCCATCACCACGCGGCCCTCGTGCGCCACGATCACGCGCTTGAGCTCGGGGATCTTGCCGCCCTGCGCGCGCAGGTACAGCGGCTGCACGTACAGCAGCGAGGCCTCGATCGGGATCACCAGCAATTCGCCGCGGATCACCTCTGAGCCACCCTGGTCCCACAGCGAGACTTGGCGCGACACTTCGGTGTCTTGATTGATGCGATTCGCGATCTGCGTCGGTCCGAACACCAGGCTCTGCCGCGGGAAGCGATACGCGATCAGCTTGCCGTAGTGCTCGCCGTCGTTCCGCGCCACCATCCACGCGGCCAAGTTGTCCTTCTGCCGCGGCGTGAACGGCCGCATCATCAGGTACTCGGCCTCCTGCTCGCCCGGCAGGCGCATCACGATGTGCCGCGCGTAGCCGCTGCGCACCGCACCGCGCTGCGCCGCCGGGATCTGCCACTGGTCTTCCCGGTGGTAGAACGTCTCCGGGTCCGTCATATGGAAGGTGGCATATAGGCCCGTCTGCGCGCGGAACAGGTCCTCCGGATAGCGCATATGCTTGCGCAGGTCCGCCGGCATTTCGTCGAGCGGACGCAGCAGCCCCGGATAGATGCGGCTCAGCGTGTTGATCATCGGGTCGCTGGGATCCACCAACCAGGCCCGCACATCGCCGTCGTAGGCGTCGATCGCCACCTTCACGCTGTTGCGCAGGTAGTTCGAGCCGTCGCTGATGCGGGCCGAGTAGGGATAGCGGTCGGTTGAGGTATACGCGTCGAGCAT contains these protein-coding regions:
- a CDS encoding YdeI/OmpD-associated family protein — its product is MPTKDARIDAYIAKAQPFAKPILRHLRAELHAACPEVEETIKWGMPHFAYHGLLAGMASFKAHVAFGFWKGSLVTGSTRQAKEAMWDFGCITSVKQLPGKRELRALIKKAMELNESGTAPKRPRKHAKPPLRIPADLSAALKSAAKAAAFFKSLPPSAKRDYIEWITEAKQPATRAKRLATTVEWLAEGKRRNWKYET